TTTCACCAGCACACTGTTATAATCCTGACCCGTGAAATAGGTAGAGGCGTAGAAGTTGGCAATGCCCGGATCTACTTCCTGCGGCTTATTCAGATAAGGAATGGCTTTGCGGACCGGCGTTTCGCAGCTGGCCAGGGTGGCCGCGGCAATGCCGAAGCCCATCAGCTTGAGGAAGTCGCGGCGCGGGGCAACCGTGGCGTCGGAAGAGCCAAAGGATTCCTTCACCGGCAGATAATCTGCAAACTCCGAGAAGGCATCCTTCACGAATTCCGGCGAATTCTCCAGTTCCTCAATTCCCTTCCAGTACTTAGGCGACTCTTGCATCGTGTGGGGTATTGTGGTATTCGGTATTGGGGTTGGGTATTGGCTATTTGGGAGCAGAAAGGGTTTCAGATCAAAACCTGAAACCCATTCCCCAAAACCTTTCTTAGTAGTGGCACTTCGAACACTCCGTGCCGCCGTTGGACGACACCGTGAACGGCACAGCGCCATTCTCTTTGTCGTGCAGCTTCACGAGGTTATCGTAGTAGGCGTTGCCCTTCGTGTTGAGCGGGGTTTCGCGGTGGCAGTTGATGCACCAGCCCATGGTCAGAGCCGAGTACTGGTACACCACGTCCATATTCTGGATAGGACCGTGGCAGGTCTGGCACTCAATGCCGCCCACCTGGGTGTGCTGCGAGTGGTTGAAGTAAGCCAGGTCAGGCAGGTTGTGAATCCGCACCCACTGAATGGGCTGGTTCTTCTGAATTGCCCGGTAGATTTTCTTGATTTCCGGCGACTCCGTCTTGATCTGCGAGTGGCAGTTCATACAGATGTTAGCCGAAGGAATATTAGCCGACTTGCTCTTGTACACCGAGGTATGGCAGTAGGCGCAGTTGATCTGGTGCTGACCAGCGTGCAGCTTGTGCGAGAAGGCAATGGGCTGCGTAGGCTGGTAACCCTGGTTAAGACCGATGGCCATAACACCCTGCACCGACTCATATAGTACTACCAGTACAAAAATACCCAGCGCCAGGCCCCGGATCAGTTTAGACTTGTATAGCTGCGACCAGTCGAAGCGTTGTTCCAGCAGCTCCACATCCCGACCGTCGAGGTCTTTGCGGCCACGCAGCACATCTTTCATGATGTTGGCAATGATGACCAGCGTTACCACCAGTACAATCAGCACCACTACCAATACAATCAGCAGCAGGTCTACGTACTTACCGGCACCGGCTTCGGTACCTGCAGCGGCAGTAGCACCACCAGCAGCACCGTCAGCACCGGCTACTTGCGCTGGCGCACCACCACCTGCGGGGGCTTTGCTTTCCTCCGCGGTGATGTAGGAAACGATAGAAGTAATTTCAGCATCCGACAGCTGGAAGCTGGGCATCTGCTGCTTCTGGTACTCGTTGAAGATCTTCACCGCATAGTCGTCGCCGCTGGCCACTACTTTGCTGGAGTTCTTCACCCATGGAATAATCCAGGACATGGGGCGGCGCTTGGCAATACCTGCCAGGGCCGGGCCCACTACTTTTTCATTAATGGCGTGGCACTGGGCGCAGTTGCCTTTGAAAAGGGCGTCGCCGGCGGCAATTGCAGCGGCATCACCGGTGGTGGCACCTGCCGCAGCAGCAGGGGCAGCCGCGGCCGTAGCGCCGGGCACCACACCTTCTTTACTCACGGCTGGCGCCGACCCTACATCCTGCGCCGAAGCACTGAATAAGGTGACAAACGTCAGTAAGAGAGCAAGAAACAAATGGGGAAGGGAACGAAGTCGGATGCTATCCATAGCACAGGTTGACTGGAAAAAGGAAACGCGGGGGGCTTCAAGGCCACAAATGTAGGTCGCGAATGGTTTAGAACAAACCTGCGTAGGCTAATTTTCGCCATTTGCAGCTTGTGTAGAATAGTTCTAAAAAACATTCGCCTGTGCCTCTTCTATATAAGGATGGAAAATGTGCCAGAATCTTCGCCTCCTCATTCCTGACAAACATCATAGAACCACAGGTACTACTGCCTCTACTACCTCAATGTTTATGGATATCTGATTATCAGCTAATTCTTTCCAGCTCAGAAGGAATAAAACAACTCCTTATAATAGGCTTGTGTTGAAAAAGAGTATCTTTGCGCCCTCATTAGTTTTTTCACCACAATTTTCACCCCGTCGTAATGGAAGTAAGAAATTACGAGACGGTCTTCATTCTGACTCCCGTGTTGAACGAGAGCCAGGTGCAAGAGACGGTCGAGAAGTTCACCCAGGTGCTTAAGGAAAATAGCGCCGACATTATCAACCAGGAAAACTGGGGCCTGCGCAAGCTGGCTTATCCGATTCAGAAGAAAAACACCGGGTATTACTTCCTGGTAGAGTTCACTGGCTCGGGCAACATCGTGGATACGCTGGAAATTGCGTTCCGTCGTGACGAGCGGGTTATCCGCTTCCTGACCACCGTTCTGGACAAGCACGCTGTAGCTTACAGCGAGCGTCGCCGGAAAGGTGAGATGAACCAGCAGAAAGCCAAAAAAGAAAACGAAGCCGTAGCCCAGTAAGACCATGAGCCTCGCAAACGAAAGAATCCACAAGCAGGAGCAGCGTACCAAGTACTGCCGCTTCAAGAAAGCCGGCATTAAGTACGTGGACTACAAAGACCCGAACTTCCTGCTGAAATTTGTGAATGAGCAGGGCCGCATCCTGCCCCGTCGCATCACCGGCACCAGCCTGAAATTCCAGCGCAAAGTGGCTCAGGCCGTGGCAAAAGCCCGTCACCTGGCCCTCATGCCGTACGTAACTGACTCGCTGAAATAGACATGGAAGTAATTCTGAAAGACGACGTTAAGAACCTCGGCTACAAGAACGACATCGTTACTGTAAAGCCCGGTTATGGTCGCAACTACCTGCTGCCGCAGGGTCTGGCTATTCTGGCCGACAAGACCAACAAGAAAATCGTAGCCGAGAACGTACGCCAGGCAGCCCACAAAGCTGACAAAGTAAAAGGCGACGCGCAGGCCATTGCCGACAAAATCGGTGCTGTAGTTCTGGATATCCCCGCTAAGGTGGGTGAAAGCGGCAAAATCTTTGGCCGTGTTACCACGCTGCAGTTGGCTGAGGCCCTGAAAAACAAGGGTATCGACGTTGACCGTAAGCGCATTTCTTTTGACCAGGAGCCATCCGTAGCCGGTGAGTACACCGCTACCATCAACCTGCACAAAGAAGTGAAGCACCAGGTTCGCTTCAACGTAGTAGCTGAGTAAGCACTTCGTTTTGAAAAAAGCCCGTCCGCTACTGTGGACGGGCTTTTTTTATTACATACAACCAATAGCGCAGCCAGTAGGTAGGAAGTGAGACGGGCTGTTACCTTTGTACAGGCCCAAACAACTTTATCTTTCTGTTTCGGTCGTATCTTTTGGCTGGCCCCAGTGCTGCCTGCTTGTAATGGCAAGCAGGGGCCCGTCCTTTATCCGCGGCCCATCTTGGGTCGAACTTATTCTGATGTTCCGTACTGAACTCCCGCTTACGCCTCATCCTCAGCAACTGCCCCTTTCGGCGCGGGTATTAACCATAGGTTCCTGTTTTTCGGAAACCATTGGCAGCCGCCTCACCGATTTTAAAGTATCTACGCTGGTTAACCCCTTCGGCACGGTGTTCAACCCCGTAGTAGCGTGTCAGCTGCTGCGCGCGGCCGCCGGCGAGGATATGGACTGGCAGCAGCATTTGGTGGAGGCCCGCGGCCGCTGGCAGAGCTACGACCTGCATGCCTCCATTGGGGCGGCTTCGCCGGTAGTGCTGCTGCAGCAAATACAAGACGTAGTGCAACGCACCGGCGCCTTTCTGGCCCAGGCTGATGTGGTGATGCTGACGCTGGGCACGGCCTTTACTTACCGCCTGAAAGAAACCCAGGAGCTGGTTAATAACTGCCACAAGCTGCCGGCGGAGCGCTTTGAGAAGGAAATGCTCACGCCGGATGAGATTATAAATGCGGTAGCCGAAACGCATGCCTACCTGCGGCGCAAGAACCCTAAGCTGCGGTTTGTACTCACCGTAAGCCCGGTGCGCCACCTGAAGGATACGCTCCCGCTGAACTCGGTCAGCAAATCGGTGCTGCGCGTGGCCTGCCACTACCTGAGTGAGTTGCTACCCGATGTGAGCTATTTCCCGGCCTACGAGCTGCTGCTGGATGATTTGCGCGACTACCGGTTCTACGCTTCCGATATGCTCCATCCGTCGGCTGTGGCCGAGGACTATATCTGGGAGAAGTTTAGCCGCACGTATTTCGATGCCAACTTCGGCCGGTTTAAGAAAGAGTGGGAATCGGTGCGGCAGGCCCTGGCCCACCGCCCGCTGTACGAAGGCTCGCCGGAGCACCGGCATTTCCTGGAAACTACCCTGGAGCGTATGCAGCGCCTGGGCAGCCAGGTAGATCTGCGCGCCGAAATCCGCCAGCTACACAAGCAGATTGTCCAGTTGCCTCCGCCGCCAAAGATTCAGCCCCTGCCCGAGCCCGAAGTGGAGGATGATGAGGAGCGCATTGATGTGGGCGGCGAAGCTGAGGTAGTTAGCCTGGCTCCGGTAGAAGAGCCCCGCCAGCCGGCTGAGGAAGTTGTTAGCAGCGCAGCCGCAATGCCCGTTGCCACCGAGGCAGCTACGCCGGAAGTACCATTCAAAAAGAAGCGCCGTACTCGTGGCGGCGCCAAGCGCAACAAAAACAAGAAAGCTGCCCAGCTGGCGGCCCTGGCCGCGCCGGCCGAAGCTGTTATCAGTGAAACCCCAGAGCCCGTTGCGGAAGTACCGGAGCCTACTGCTCCCTCTGCTCCTACCCCGGCACCACACCCGGCCCTGCCGCCGGCCGTAGCCAAAGCAGCGGCCATGTACGAGGCCTCCCGCAAGGCAGCGGCGCAGGAAGCTATACCAGCTGTATTAGCCGCCCCTGGACCCGGAGAAGTGCCGCCGGTAGAAGAGCAATTGGTGCCGGCAGAGCCTACCCCGGCGACAAACAAACGCCCGGCCCGGCGTACGGCCAGCCAGGTACGGGCCTCGGCCAACCGCAAGCCTCGCCGCCCGGCTAAAAGCACCACCAGCCCGGAACAGCCTATAGAGGCTGCTGCGCCGGCAACTCCTGCGCCCCCGGTTGAGGCAGCCCCGGTAGCGCCATTCATTGCTTCTCCTGCTCCCGAACCGGCACCGGTTCAGGCTGCTTCTGAAGTACCGGCCAAGCCGAAAGCCAGACGACCGGCCCGCCGCGCAACACCTGCT
The Hymenobacter sp. DG25B genome window above contains:
- a CDS encoding cytochrome c3 family protein, with the translated sequence MFLALLLTFVTLFSASAQDVGSAPAVSKEGVVPGATAAAAPAAAAGATTGDAAAIAAGDALFKGNCAQCHAINEKVVGPALAGIAKRRPMSWIIPWVKNSSKVVASGDDYAVKIFNEYQKQQMPSFQLSDAEITSIVSYITAEESKAPAGGGAPAQVAGADGAAGGATAAAGTEAGAGKYVDLLLIVLVVVLIVLVVTLVIIANIMKDVLRGRKDLDGRDVELLEQRFDWSQLYKSKLIRGLALGIFVLVVLYESVQGVMAIGLNQGYQPTQPIAFSHKLHAGQHQINCAYCHTSVYKSKSANIPSANICMNCHSQIKTESPEIKKIYRAIQKNQPIQWVRIHNLPDLAYFNHSQHTQVGGIECQTCHGPIQNMDVVYQYSALTMGWCINCHRETPLNTKGNAYYDNLVKLHDKENGAVPFTVSSNGGTECSKCHY
- the rpsF gene encoding 30S ribosomal protein S6, which produces MEVRNYETVFILTPVLNESQVQETVEKFTQVLKENSADIINQENWGLRKLAYPIQKKNTGYYFLVEFTGSGNIVDTLEIAFRRDERVIRFLTTVLDKHAVAYSERRRKGEMNQQKAKKENEAVAQ
- the rpsR gene encoding 30S ribosomal protein S18, which encodes MSLANERIHKQEQRTKYCRFKKAGIKYVDYKDPNFLLKFVNEQGRILPRRITGTSLKFQRKVAQAVAKARHLALMPYVTDSLK
- the rplI gene encoding 50S ribosomal protein L9 encodes the protein MEVILKDDVKNLGYKNDIVTVKPGYGRNYLLPQGLAILADKTNKKIVAENVRQAAHKADKVKGDAQAIADKIGAVVLDIPAKVGESGKIFGRVTTLQLAEALKNKGIDVDRKRISFDQEPSVAGEYTATINLHKEVKHQVRFNVVAE
- a CDS encoding GSCFA domain-containing protein, which encodes MFRTELPLTPHPQQLPLSARVLTIGSCFSETIGSRLTDFKVSTLVNPFGTVFNPVVACQLLRAAAGEDMDWQQHLVEARGRWQSYDLHASIGAASPVVLLQQIQDVVQRTGAFLAQADVVMLTLGTAFTYRLKETQELVNNCHKLPAERFEKEMLTPDEIINAVAETHAYLRRKNPKLRFVLTVSPVRHLKDTLPLNSVSKSVLRVACHYLSELLPDVSYFPAYELLLDDLRDYRFYASDMLHPSAVAEDYIWEKFSRTYFDANFGRFKKEWESVRQALAHRPLYEGSPEHRHFLETTLERMQRLGSQVDLRAEIRQLHKQIVQLPPPPKIQPLPEPEVEDDEERIDVGGEAEVVSLAPVEEPRQPAEEVVSSAAAMPVATEAATPEVPFKKKRRTRGGAKRNKNKKAAQLAALAAPAEAVISETPEPVAEVPEPTAPSAPTPAPHPALPPAVAKAAAMYEASRKAAAQEAIPAVLAAPGPGEVPPVEEQLVPAEPTPATNKRPARRTASQVRASANRKPRRPAKSTTSPEQPIEAAAPATPAPPVEAAPVAPFIASPAPEPAPVQAASEVPAKPKARRPARRATPAKEKKALPPPPKPKAVAAPSPPASDSGEPAAPKKRGRPPRKKPVSPDEAPQNS